CAGCAGGTCGGCCAGTTCGAAGCGCGGCGCGGCTTCGCCCACCGCCGGCCCCTTGTCCATGGTCAGCGCCCCCATCGGCGCCACGCGTTCGTACAGCACGCCGATCTGGCGCGACAGCGCCAGGATGACCAGCATCAGGCAGAGCACCACGCCCCACAGCAGAAAATTGGAAATGATCAAGGCTTCCATAATCGTGTCGCTCCCTTGGTTCTAGGTATGCAGCTGCCGCAGCTTCAGATGCGAGGCCAGCAGATGATTGACGGTGAAATACAAGGCCACGGCGCACATCGCCAGGCCGAAGACCGAGGCCGCGTCGGCCCATTGCAGGCTGCGCGAAGCGCCTTGCGCCGCGGCGAACACCGGCAGCGTCCACGACGCCAGCAAGGCATTGCGCAGCACCATCCACCAGGACAGCCCGGCGCCGCGCGCCGCCGCGCCCCGGAAGGCGGGACCGCCGCAGCCGCAATCGATATCGCGGCGGCCGCGCGCCAGGTTGAGCGCCACGCCGGCCGTCGCCAGGGCCAGCACCAGCAACGCCAGCGTGGCGCCCCCGGCCTGCGCGCCCGGCGCCAGCAACAGGGCGCCGGCCAGCGCTTCGGCCAGCAGGTAGCCCCAGGCGAACACGGCGGCCAGGCCGGCCGGCACGATCTCGTAGGCCGTCACGGCGGCGCTGAAGGCGGCCATGTCCTTGAGCTTGTCGAGCGCGCCCAGCAGCAGCACGCAGGCCAGCGCGGCGCTGGCGGCGTAGAACAGGACGGGATCGGTCATTGCGCGCCTCCCGGCTGCGGCTCGACCTGCAGCGCCGTCTCGCCCGCGCCCTGGATCGTGCCCTTGAGCACCGGCGCGGCCGGCGCCGCGTCGTAGATGTTGACGTTGCCGCCGTCGATGGTGAACAGGCGCGGCTTGTCGTCCTGCGACACCGACATCGACAGCGCATTCTTGCCGGGGATGCGCGCCAGCCGCTTGTGCGTGGCCAGGTCGTAGACCCAGATCTCGGCCGCCGGCGTCTTGTGCGTGCCCTCGGCGCCATTCGGATGCATGCCCACGTACAGCCGCTTGCTGGCGCGGTTCACCGCCAGCAGGTTG
The window above is part of the Achromobacter deleyi genome. Proteins encoded here:
- a CDS encoding MauE/DoxX family redox-associated membrane protein → MTDPVLFYAASAALACVLLLGALDKLKDMAAFSAAVTAYEIVPAGLAAVFAWGYLLAEALAGALLLAPGAQAGGATLALLVLALATAGVALNLARGRRDIDCGCGGPAFRGAAARGAGLSWWMVLRNALLASWTLPVFAAAQGASRSLQWADAASVFGLAMCAVALYFTVNHLLASHLKLRQLHT